The following nucleotide sequence is from Gloeocapsa sp. PCC 7428.
CGGTGTTGGGAAAATTCTAGACAATAGCTCAGCCGTACCTGTGGCAGTTGGGTCAGTCCCCAGTACATATCCTGCTTTAGATTGTGGATCTAAATCTACTACAAGAACGCGATGCCCTAAGTGAGCGAATACAGATGCCAAACCACAAGCAACTGTAGTCTTTCCTACACCTCCCTTTCTAGCTGCTACCGCGATTCGACACTGAGCTATGTGCGATTGTACATCACTTTATAATCTCTTTTGCCTGCCAGCATACCATTCCGTTTTGTTATTTATACTTAATTTTTTTTAAGAGGG
It contains:
- a CDS encoding AAA family ATPase produces the protein MAQCRIAVAARKGGVGKTTVACGLASVFAHLGHRVLVVDLDPQSKAGYVLGTDPTATGTAELLSRIFPTPLEAASGLYIFTRRTKANRTQYSSIRPRRLGRCSCIVRLRHIDF